Proteins encoded together in one Planctopirus ephydatiae window:
- a CDS encoding response regulator translates to MSRARVLIADDHQILAEGVRGLLEPEFDVVGVVSDGRQLIAAANELRPQVIIADITMPSLNGIEAAVKLREAGIVAKVVFLTQHRDVAYARRALEAGACGYVLKHSVSSELVTAIREALRGQTYITPLIAGELLESYRGGEASSSDSTTRLTARQREVLQLIAEGRSAKEVAAALQISVRTAEAHKARILQTLGLHGTADLVQFAIRNGLISMD, encoded by the coding sequence ATGAGCCGAGCACGCGTCCTGATTGCCGATGACCACCAGATTCTCGCTGAGGGGGTGCGCGGCTTGCTCGAACCCGAGTTCGACGTCGTGGGCGTGGTCTCTGATGGCAGGCAACTGATTGCTGCAGCGAATGAGCTCCGACCTCAGGTCATCATCGCCGACATCACGATGCCTTCGCTCAATGGCATTGAGGCGGCCGTAAAGTTGCGCGAGGCAGGCATTGTAGCCAAGGTTGTCTTCCTAACCCAGCACCGTGATGTCGCCTACGCCCGCCGGGCCCTGGAAGCGGGGGCATGCGGCTATGTGCTGAAGCACTCAGTATCGAGCGAACTGGTCACAGCCATTCGAGAAGCGCTTCGAGGGCAAACCTATATCACCCCTTTGATCGCTGGGGAACTGTTGGAGTCCTATCGCGGAGGTGAAGCGAGTTCGAGTGATTCGACGACGCGACTCACGGCGCGTCAGCGCGAAGTGCTACAGCTCATTGCTGAAGGGCGTTCCGCCAAGGAAGTTGCGGCCGCGCTCCAGATCTCAGTCCGGACGGCGGAAGCACACAAAGCCCGTATTCTGCAAACGCTTGGGCTGCATGGCACGGCCGATCTGGTTCAGTTCGCCATCCGGAACGGGTTGATTTCGATGGATTGA
- a CDS encoding FAD-dependent oxidoreductase, which yields MMTHRVDKPPDLNVISTGVIQMKVIIVGGVAGGASCAARLRRLDETAEILMVERGPYVSYANCGLPYHVGGKIEKESSLMVATEDTFRGQFAIDVRTRCEVVNVSSELKTVELKNHVTGEVTTEKYDKLVLSPGAAPIRPPLPGINLPGIFSVRTVPDARNMREWLDRGAADSSGMNSYTGYQTLMKPKRAVVVGGGFIGLEMVENLVHRGLEVTLIEKLNQVMPPLDPEMAILVERYMTKHGVRLELNDGVAEFRQTADGSLEVLTSSGKAHPADIVILAIGVRPETNLAKMAGIEIGQRGGIRVDEHMRTSNPDIFAVGDAVEVKEFVTGEWSLVALAGPANRQGRIAADVIAGRNSRFRGTQGTSICQIFEAAIAQTGVSEKTLNQIGDTDFEKIYLYPNSHAGYYPGAKMLAIKVIFRKSNGRLLGAQVLGEDGVPKRIDSFAMAIQMGCTVYDLEESELCYAPPFGSAKDPVNFAGMVAADILRGDMPQSHWNVIGNEFLLDVRNPSELAVETVPGAINIPLPELRSRLGELPRNREIFVICRSGQRAYYATRILLQKGFQVRNLAGGMLSRSHAASSH from the coding sequence ATGATGACTCATCGAGTCGATAAACCCCCTGATCTCAATGTGATCTCAACGGGAGTGATTCAAATGAAGGTCATCATCGTCGGTGGAGTGGCAGGCGGCGCATCATGTGCAGCGCGGCTGCGCCGATTGGATGAAACAGCCGAGATCCTGATGGTGGAACGCGGGCCGTATGTCTCCTATGCGAATTGTGGACTGCCCTACCATGTCGGCGGAAAAATTGAGAAAGAGTCGAGCCTCATGGTAGCGACCGAAGACACCTTTCGCGGACAGTTCGCGATCGACGTGCGAACGCGTTGTGAGGTCGTTAACGTCTCGTCGGAACTCAAAACCGTAGAACTTAAGAATCACGTGACCGGTGAAGTGACCACTGAGAAATACGATAAGCTCGTGTTATCTCCAGGGGCGGCACCGATCCGTCCGCCGCTGCCCGGCATTAATCTGCCGGGAATCTTTTCAGTGAGAACCGTGCCTGACGCCCGGAACATGCGTGAGTGGCTTGACCGGGGTGCGGCTGATTCGTCAGGAATGAACTCTTACACGGGCTACCAGACGCTAATGAAACCGAAGCGCGCGGTCGTCGTTGGCGGCGGGTTCATCGGCCTGGAAATGGTGGAAAATCTGGTCCATCGCGGCCTCGAAGTGACTCTGATTGAGAAGCTCAATCAGGTCATGCCACCGCTCGATCCGGAAATGGCGATTCTCGTCGAGCGCTATATGACCAAGCATGGAGTCCGCCTGGAACTCAATGATGGAGTGGCAGAGTTCAGGCAAACAGCAGACGGTTCGCTCGAAGTTCTCACAAGTTCTGGAAAGGCTCATCCCGCCGACATCGTCATTCTCGCAATCGGTGTGCGCCCCGAGACCAACCTGGCGAAAATGGCTGGGATCGAAATCGGCCAGCGTGGCGGCATTCGCGTTGACGAACACATGCGAACGAGCAACCCTGACATCTTCGCTGTCGGGGATGCTGTTGAGGTCAAAGAATTTGTGACCGGCGAATGGTCGCTCGTTGCGCTGGCTGGACCGGCCAATCGCCAGGGCCGTATTGCCGCCGATGTGATTGCCGGACGCAACTCTCGCTTCCGAGGCACTCAGGGAACTTCAATTTGCCAGATCTTTGAGGCCGCCATCGCGCAGACCGGGGTCAGCGAAAAAACGTTGAACCAAATTGGGGACACCGATTTCGAAAAGATCTATCTCTATCCGAACTCGCACGCTGGCTATTATCCGGGCGCCAAAATGCTGGCCATCAAAGTGATTTTCCGAAAGTCAAATGGGCGTCTGCTTGGTGCGCAAGTGCTTGGCGAAGACGGTGTGCCCAAGCGGATCGATTCGTTCGCGATGGCGATCCAGATGGGCTGCACCGTCTATGACCTCGAAGAGTCCGAACTCTGCTACGCACCCCCATTCGGGAGCGCAAAAGATCCGGTCAACTTCGCGGGAATGGTCGCCGCCGACATTCTGCGCGGCGACATGCCGCAAAGTCACTGGAACGTCATCGGCAACGAGTTCCTGCTGGATGTCCGCAATCCGTCAGAACTTGCTGTGGAGACAGTTCCGGGTGCGATCAACATCCCACTGCCGGAACTCCGCTCCCGTTTGGGAGAACTCCCTCGCAACCGCGAGATTTTTGTGATTTGTCGCTCCGGGCAGCGTGCGTACTATGCGACTCGCATCCTGCTGCAGAAGGGATTTCAAGTTCGAAACCTGGCGGGAGGCATGCTGTCGCGTTCTCACGCCGCGTCATCACATTGA
- a CDS encoding glucose 1-dehydrogenase — translation MKAITVEPKQPGTARLEDILEPDPRDGSVLVEAIAVGVCGTDTEIVEGKYGWAPPGKKRLVLGHESLGRVLDPGASSSLKIGDLVVGIVRRPDGVPCPNCAIGEWDMCTNGQYTERGIKEIDGFMSERWRIEPEYAMKVDRSLGILGVLLEPTTVVTKALEQVVAVGQRAFWEPRTVLVTGAGPIGLLAALIAMQHGKEVHVLDRVDAGPKPELVRALGATYHTGRVADLGFEPDVIIECTGVGQVVQDAIRGISAGGVVCLTGVGAGGSTAGPAVADVAAAVVLKNNVIVGSVNANKRHWYKAGQVLARADRAWLAKLISRREKPEDFANALKRTPADIKVIIQFAEA, via the coding sequence ATGAAAGCAATCACCGTTGAACCGAAGCAGCCGGGAACTGCGCGTCTGGAAGACATTCTCGAACCGGATCCGCGTGATGGTTCAGTCTTGGTCGAGGCGATAGCCGTCGGCGTCTGCGGGACTGATACTGAAATCGTGGAGGGCAAATACGGCTGGGCTCCCCCTGGCAAGAAACGACTTGTTCTTGGGCACGAATCGCTCGGCCGAGTGCTCGACCCGGGTGCCAGCAGTTCGCTCAAGATAGGGGATCTGGTCGTCGGCATCGTAAGGCGTCCCGACGGAGTTCCCTGCCCGAACTGCGCAATCGGGGAGTGGGACATGTGCACCAATGGTCAATACACCGAGCGGGGTATCAAAGAGATTGACGGCTTCATGTCCGAACGCTGGCGAATCGAACCCGAGTATGCCATGAAGGTCGATCGTTCACTGGGAATACTCGGTGTCTTGCTCGAACCCACCACAGTCGTCACCAAGGCTTTGGAACAGGTGGTTGCAGTTGGTCAGCGCGCCTTCTGGGAGCCTCGGACTGTGCTGGTGACAGGAGCTGGCCCGATTGGCCTGCTCGCAGCACTGATCGCGATGCAACATGGGAAAGAGGTTCATGTCCTCGATCGAGTCGATGCGGGGCCCAAGCCCGAACTTGTTCGCGCCCTCGGCGCAACCTACCACACTGGACGAGTCGCAGATCTGGGCTTCGAACCCGATGTTATTATCGAATGTACGGGCGTCGGGCAGGTCGTCCAGGATGCGATTCGGGGTATCAGCGCAGGAGGTGTCGTGTGCCTGACGGGTGTAGGGGCCGGTGGATCGACTGCTGGGCCGGCTGTCGCTGATGTCGCAGCCGCCGTGGTGCTCAAAAACAATGTGATTGTCGGCAGCGTCAACGCAAACAAAAGGCATTGGTACAAGGCGGGGCAAGTTCTGGCTCGTGCTGACCGTGCCTGGCTGGCCAAATTGATCAGTCGGAGAGAGAAGCCCGAAGACTTCGCGAATGCCCTGAAGCGGACCCCTGCTGACATCAAGGTCATTATTCAGTTTGCAGAGGCATGA
- a CDS encoding MGH1-like glycoside hydrolase domain-containing protein — translation MTTEQKRLDETREKKIPWKKWGPYLSERQWGTVREDYSENGDAWNFFTHDHARSRAYRWGEDGLAGISDDQQQLCFALALWNGKDAILKERLFGLTNSEGNHGEDVKEYYFYLDSTPTHSYMKYLYKYPQGAFPYADLVETNRKRTRNDMEYELLDTGIFDSDRYFDVFVEYAKAGPEDILVKITAINRGPDAAELHILPTLWFRNDWSKWIAESNRATQKPMLKQIKSAAGTSIVAVSQSELGEFTFSCEGETSLLFTENETNHERLFPGQGQKNESPHVKDGINDCVVHGQTNAINPEKQGTKVAAHYRATLGAGQTQIIRLRLSRGKADPNGKSFGKPFDQVFAERLREADEFYKSITPPSASADAANVMRQALAGMLWSKQFFFFDGDNWLDEHNSNPLHSGYRSSRNSEWFHMLNKDIISMPDKWEYPWYAAWDLAFHTLPLAIVDPDFAKEQMRLMLKGVYLHPSGQLPAYEWNFSDVNPPVHAWATLFLHRSAQALGGETDIDFLRGAFNKLMLNFTWWANRKDRFGKNVFEGGFLGLDNIGVFDRSAPLPTGGYLEQADGTAWMALFCQNMVEMAAELTVHDPIYEDMVLKFAEQFYYIAAAMNRPGNDGMWDEEDGFYYDLLRLPDGSATRLKVRSLVGLLPLCATTVIEPWQRMHLPRAMTGLLERLRRIPELGHAMHPTGPGHMGVNDRGLLALLNPERLRRVLTRMLDENEFLGPHGIRSISKFHEQHPYVFHAQGQEYRVDYLPAESNTGMFGGNSNWRGPVWMPVNAMIIRALLQYYLYYGDNFKIECPTGSGKMMNLFEVSKELSDRLTSTFLHDEHGRRPVFGGTEKFQSDPHWREYLQFFEYFHADNGAGLGASHQTGWTGLVAKFIQLYGFMDAKQVLAGGKMAAFQKENK, via the coding sequence ATGACAACTGAGCAAAAGCGACTTGATGAGACCCGCGAAAAGAAGATTCCCTGGAAAAAATGGGGGCCGTACCTCTCAGAGCGCCAATGGGGAACAGTCCGCGAAGACTACAGCGAGAACGGCGATGCCTGGAACTTCTTCACCCATGACCATGCCCGCTCACGGGCGTATCGCTGGGGGGAAGACGGCCTGGCTGGGATCTCTGATGATCAACAGCAACTCTGTTTTGCGTTGGCTCTCTGGAATGGTAAAGACGCAATTTTGAAGGAACGACTCTTTGGCCTGACCAACAGCGAAGGAAACCACGGTGAAGATGTCAAAGAGTACTACTTTTATCTCGACAGCACACCGACTCACTCATACATGAAGTATCTCTACAAGTACCCGCAGGGAGCATTCCCCTATGCGGATCTCGTCGAGACGAATCGAAAACGAACTCGTAACGATATGGAGTACGAACTCCTCGACACGGGCATCTTTGACAGTGACCGTTACTTCGATGTCTTTGTCGAGTACGCCAAAGCGGGGCCGGAAGACATTCTTGTGAAGATCACCGCGATTAACCGAGGTCCCGACGCTGCTGAACTGCATATTCTGCCAACGCTATGGTTCCGTAACGACTGGTCCAAGTGGATCGCGGAGTCGAACCGAGCCACCCAGAAGCCGATGCTCAAGCAGATCAAATCTGCAGCAGGCACAAGTATTGTCGCGGTATCGCAATCGGAACTTGGTGAATTCACATTCTCCTGTGAAGGCGAGACGTCCCTCCTCTTTACTGAGAATGAAACCAACCATGAGCGGTTATTCCCCGGGCAAGGTCAGAAGAACGAGAGCCCTCATGTCAAAGATGGCATCAACGACTGCGTAGTCCACGGCCAAACGAATGCGATCAATCCCGAAAAGCAAGGCACAAAAGTCGCTGCTCATTACCGGGCGACTCTTGGTGCAGGTCAGACTCAAATCATTCGGCTGCGACTCTCAAGAGGGAAAGCGGATCCGAATGGAAAATCGTTCGGCAAACCCTTCGATCAAGTCTTTGCGGAAAGACTGCGTGAAGCCGACGAGTTTTACAAATCGATTACGCCTCCTTCTGCGAGTGCCGATGCGGCGAACGTCATGCGTCAGGCGCTGGCGGGCATGCTCTGGAGCAAGCAGTTCTTCTTTTTCGACGGTGACAACTGGCTGGATGAGCACAACTCCAACCCACTGCATTCCGGTTATCGCAGTTCCCGGAACTCGGAGTGGTTCCACATGCTCAACAAGGACATCATCTCGATGCCCGATAAATGGGAGTATCCGTGGTATGCCGCCTGGGATCTGGCCTTCCATACGTTACCGCTGGCGATCGTCGATCCCGACTTCGCCAAAGAGCAGATGCGGCTGATGCTCAAAGGGGTCTACCTGCATCCCAGTGGTCAACTCCCGGCTTACGAGTGGAACTTCAGCGACGTGAATCCGCCGGTTCATGCCTGGGCGACACTCTTTCTGCATCGCAGTGCGCAGGCTCTTGGCGGCGAGACCGACATCGACTTCCTTCGTGGGGCTTTCAATAAGCTGATGTTGAATTTCACATGGTGGGCCAACCGCAAGGACCGCTTCGGCAAGAACGTCTTTGAGGGAGGGTTTCTCGGTCTTGACAATATCGGTGTTTTTGACCGCAGCGCCCCTCTCCCGACTGGCGGTTACCTGGAGCAGGCAGACGGCACAGCCTGGATGGCGCTGTTCTGCCAGAACATGGTGGAAATGGCCGCCGAACTCACGGTACATGACCCAATTTACGAAGACATGGTGCTGAAGTTTGCCGAACAGTTCTACTACATCGCTGCAGCCATGAACCGTCCGGGAAATGACGGCATGTGGGACGAGGAGGATGGTTTCTACTATGACCTGCTGAGGCTCCCCGACGGCAGCGCCACGCGACTCAAGGTCAGATCCCTGGTCGGCCTCCTGCCCCTGTGTGCCACGACAGTCATCGAGCCCTGGCAGCGGATGCACCTTCCACGGGCAATGACTGGTCTTCTGGAACGCCTGCGGCGCATTCCGGAACTGGGGCACGCAATGCACCCCACTGGACCGGGCCATATGGGGGTGAACGACCGCGGCCTTCTCGCGCTGCTCAACCCGGAACGACTCCGTCGCGTTCTCACGAGGATGCTCGATGAGAACGAATTCCTGGGGCCGCACGGAATCCGCTCGATCTCGAAGTTTCATGAGCAGCATCCCTATGTCTTCCACGCACAAGGCCAGGAGTACCGGGTAGACTATCTGCCCGCCGAATCGAATACAGGTATGTTCGGCGGTAACTCCAACTGGCGCGGCCCGGTCTGGATGCCTGTGAACGCCATGATCATCCGGGCTCTTCTGCAATACTACTTGTACTACGGAGATAACTTTAAGATCGAATGCCCCACGGGCTCCGGAAAGATGATGAACCTGTTCGAGGTAAGCAAGGAACTCTCCGACCGGCTCACAAGCACCTTCTTGCATGATGAGCATGGCCGCCGTCCGGTATTCGGCGGTACAGAAAAGTTTCAGTCCGATCCCCACTGGCGGGAGTACCTCCAGTTCTTTGAATACTTCCATGCAGACAATGGGGCCGGTCTGGGTGCCAGTCATCAAACAGGCTGGACAGGGTTGGTTGCCAAGTTCATCCAGCTGTACGGATTTATGGACGCTAAGCAGGTCCTCGCGGGGGGGAAGATGGCGGCTTTCCAGAAGGAGAATAAGTGA
- a CDS encoding sialate O-acetylesterase — protein MKTKLILTAALLCFVSPNCFAQPLKVFILAGQSNMEGHAEIRTFDYIGKDPATAPLLKEMRNPDGMPRVCDKVWMSYLTGPYDGSANGEGLGKLTAGFGERGDNPTRLSNKIGPEFTFGITMEKALKEPILIIKTAWGGRSLNTEFRPPSAGPYVLPRQIQEDWDKHPQGAHGIPKLEDRKKWQEDKDAASGVFYRMMVEHVKMVLADPARVCPAYDPREGYEIAGFVWLQGFNDLVDGQTYPNGDYDEYSCLLAHFIRDVRKDLSTPKMPFVIGVLGVDGERNVNFRKAMAAPVAMPEFQGNVVAVDTAPFWDRDIEAAEPRQGEYNEIVGTAHTLKADGTLDTERKWDRFWKPIGKPQPQERNWRFVTVDATETKEKLEEFTDRRFRDITLPAEMENWYLPDFDDSQWTAGKAPIGKGVWNHSGITLDKFSSMWGKEEFLLMRSTFEVESLDYDAYRIAILARQGFHVYLNGHMIHTYIWWKDEPQYRSIVLDQEQTQYLKKGKNVLAVYTNDQYSPDSPEHYAALDVWIEGITREDREKLDLALEEVLSPKDREALKGASNGGYHYFGSAKIFAQMGKAFAEANLELIKK, from the coding sequence ATGAAAACGAAACTCATCCTCACCGCAGCGCTGCTGTGCTTCGTCTCTCCGAATTGCTTCGCCCAGCCGCTCAAGGTTTTCATTCTGGCTGGCCAATCGAACATGGAGGGACATGCTGAGATCCGCACCTTTGACTACATCGGCAAAGATCCCGCCACGGCACCCTTGCTCAAGGAGATGCGCAATCCTGATGGAATGCCGCGCGTATGTGACAAGGTCTGGATGTCGTATTTGACCGGGCCTTATGATGGCAGCGCGAATGGCGAGGGCCTTGGGAAACTGACTGCCGGCTTTGGCGAACGCGGAGACAACCCGACCCGGTTAAGTAACAAGATCGGCCCTGAGTTCACCTTTGGTATCACCATGGAAAAAGCACTGAAGGAACCCATCCTGATCATCAAGACCGCCTGGGGCGGCAGGTCGCTCAATACCGAGTTTCGTCCGCCAAGCGCCGGGCCATATGTGCTTCCCAGACAGATTCAAGAAGATTGGGACAAGCATCCGCAGGGTGCCCACGGCATTCCCAAACTGGAAGATCGAAAGAAATGGCAGGAAGACAAAGATGCCGCGTCAGGTGTGTTTTACCGCATGATGGTTGAGCATGTGAAAATGGTGCTCGCAGATCCGGCTCGGGTCTGTCCGGCCTATGATCCCAGGGAGGGCTATGAAATTGCGGGTTTTGTCTGGCTTCAGGGTTTCAACGATCTCGTCGATGGCCAGACCTATCCGAATGGCGATTACGATGAATACTCGTGCCTCCTGGCACACTTCATCCGCGACGTACGCAAGGACCTGTCCACCCCGAAGATGCCCTTCGTCATCGGCGTGCTGGGTGTCGATGGTGAAAGAAACGTCAACTTCCGCAAAGCAATGGCCGCTCCGGTTGCCATGCCCGAGTTCCAGGGCAATGTCGTTGCTGTCGATACAGCACCTTTTTGGGACCGTGATATCGAAGCCGCAGAACCGAGGCAGGGCGAGTACAACGAAATCGTCGGCACGGCGCACACATTGAAAGCAGATGGCACGCTCGATACGGAACGGAAATGGGACAGGTTCTGGAAGCCGATTGGTAAGCCACAGCCACAGGAGCGAAATTGGCGCTTCGTCACGGTTGATGCCACCGAGACGAAGGAGAAACTGGAAGAGTTCACGGACAGAAGATTCCGCGATATCACACTGCCCGCCGAAATGGAGAATTGGTATCTGCCTGACTTCGATGACAGCCAATGGACAGCAGGCAAGGCTCCCATCGGCAAGGGCGTGTGGAACCACAGCGGAATTACCCTCGACAAGTTTTCTTCAATGTGGGGCAAAGAAGAATTCCTGCTCATGCGTTCGACTTTCGAAGTAGAAAGCCTCGATTACGACGCCTACCGCATCGCGATTCTGGCGAGACAAGGATTTCATGTTTATTTGAACGGCCACATGATTCACACCTACATCTGGTGGAAGGATGAGCCGCAATACAGATCAATTGTTCTCGATCAAGAACAGACTCAATACTTGAAGAAGGGGAAGAACGTCCTGGCGGTTTATACCAATGACCAATACTCCCCCGACTCCCCGGAACATTATGCCGCGCTCGATGTATGGATTGAGGGAATCACCAGGGAGGATCGGGAGAAACTCGACCTAGCTTTGGAGGAAGTCCTTTCTCCCAAGGACAGAGAAGCACTCAAAGGCGCATCCAACGGTGGCTACCACTACTTCGGCAGTGCAAAAATCTTTGCTCAGATGGGCAAAGCCTTCGCCGAAGCGAACCTCGAACTCATCAAAAAGTGA
- a CDS encoding ATP-binding protein: MDVLTTGLCQVLEDAGCPLAVDVHHRLQFETLLTELSSKFVNVPASQVDSQIEWGLRRIVELLGIDRSGLGQVSEDRRQLVVTHSYQLPGIPPSAFIMLDSQFPTFARMVHQGLVVRLPDDMPPEATQEREYFRQVGMKSNVTIPLMAMGIVVGGIGFSSFRSQLRLPDEFIPRLRLVGDIFTNALARKRADEALCAKEQSLRQAKDGLRLLATKLLNSQEEERRRIAREMHDDWTQRLAILGIESAKLEGCLDTQAVALPILHNIRTQLVSLSEDVHDLSRQLHPAILNDLGLVEALRSECACFSRREEITVDYVADDVPENMSKEVALCVYRVAQEALRNVAKHAAVNRTAVNLAVINQELMLRVQDHGVGFDPDSGRILAGVGLSSMEERVRMVDGEFSIYSEPGHGTTIEVRVPLSGSPA, from the coding sequence ATGGACGTGTTGACCACCGGCTTGTGCCAGGTGTTGGAAGATGCCGGTTGCCCTCTGGCGGTTGACGTGCATCATCGGCTGCAATTTGAGACCTTATTGACAGAGCTCTCATCGAAATTTGTCAATGTTCCTGCCAGCCAAGTCGATTCGCAAATCGAGTGGGGCTTGCGGCGTATCGTGGAACTTTTGGGGATTGACCGAAGCGGACTGGGGCAAGTGTCGGAAGACCGGAGGCAACTGGTGGTCACGCACTCTTACCAGTTGCCGGGCATCCCGCCATCAGCATTTATCATGCTGGATTCACAGTTTCCGACCTTCGCTAGAATGGTCCACCAGGGCCTGGTCGTACGCTTGCCCGACGACATGCCGCCGGAAGCGACGCAAGAACGAGAGTACTTTCGCCAAGTCGGAATGAAATCCAATGTGACCATCCCGCTGATGGCGATGGGGATCGTCGTGGGCGGAATTGGGTTCTCCTCATTTCGTTCACAACTTCGCTTGCCGGACGAGTTCATTCCGCGATTGCGGCTGGTAGGTGATATCTTCACTAATGCTCTGGCACGCAAACGCGCAGATGAAGCACTGTGTGCCAAGGAGCAGTCGCTGCGGCAGGCCAAGGATGGGCTTCGGTTATTGGCCACGAAACTCCTCAATTCTCAAGAGGAAGAAAGGCGTCGTATTGCTCGGGAGATGCATGACGACTGGACGCAAAGATTGGCGATCCTGGGAATCGAGAGCGCTAAGTTGGAAGGTTGCCTCGACACACAGGCCGTAGCCTTGCCCATACTGCATAACATCCGAACGCAATTGGTGAGCCTCTCTGAAGATGTGCACGATCTTTCTCGCCAACTCCATCCCGCGATTCTGAACGATCTTGGGCTCGTCGAAGCCCTGCGATCCGAGTGCGCCTGCTTTTCAAGACGTGAAGAAATCACTGTTGACTATGTCGCGGACGACGTACCAGAAAACATGTCAAAAGAAGTTGCGTTGTGCGTTTATCGCGTTGCCCAGGAAGCACTGCGGAACGTGGCTAAGCACGCCGCGGTCAACAGAACTGCAGTGAACTTGGCCGTCATCAACCAGGAACTGATGTTGCGAGTCCAGGATCACGGTGTCGGTTTTGATCCCGATAGCGGGCGGATACTCGCTGGAGTCGGACTCTCCAGCATGGAAGAACGCGTTCGAATGGTTGACGGCGAGTTCTCGATTTATTCTGAACCAGGTCACGGCACGACAATTGAGGTGCGAGTTCCACTTTCGGGAAGTCCAGCATGA